The Pseudomonas sp. SCA2728.1_7 DNA segment GAACTCTTGTAGTGCTGCGGATCACGGCTGGCGATTGCCAGAATGCCGTGGATGCCTTGATGGCTGACCGCAACCACGGCGGTAGAGCCGATCTGCTTGCGCTGTTCTTCGCCGAAGAGGAAGTCCAGTTCGTGCTCGCGCAGGCTGCCGCTGACGCTTTTGCCTTCGGTGAGCAAGCCGCCGATGGCGACTTGGGCGTCCGCGTGGCTGACCCAGCGACCGACCGGTGCCGGGTTGTCACCGAGCAGGATCAGGCTGACAAAAGGCACCTGAAAGTCTTGACGCAGACTGTCTTCGACGCTGATCACCACGTCTTCCAGGCTGGCGGCGTCCATCAGGGCGAGGATCAGGCGACGGGTCTTGTCGAACAGGCGATCGTTGTCGCGGGCGACGTCCATCAACTGCGAGAGGCGGTGGCGCATCTCGATGTTGCGATCGCGCAGAATGGTCATCTGCCGCTCGACCAGCGAAACGGTATCGCCACGCTGGTGAGGAATGCGCAAGGCGGGCAGCAGTTCTTCGTGCTCGACGAAGAAGTCCGGATGTGCCTCGAGGTATGCGGCAACCGCTGCCGCCTCCAGGCTCTCGGACGCTGATTCGTCGGACTGTCGGGCGGGTACCTGAGGCTTATCGGTCATGGTTTCTGCTCACTCAAAGACGTACTTGTCCTTCGTATACACGCACTGCCGGACCGGTCATCAGCACCGGTTGGCCAGGGCCTGCCCATTCAATGGACAGACGCCCGCCGGGCAGGTCGATCAATAGCGGCGAATCCATCCACCCCTGGCTGATCGCAGCGACAGCCGCTGCGCACGCGCCGGTGCCGCAGGCCTGGGTTTCCCCGGCGCCACGTTCCCACACGCGCAGCTGCGCGCGGTTGCGGTCGATGACCTGGAGAAAACCGACATTCACTCGCGCCGGGAAGCGCGGATGGTGTTCGATTTTCGGCCCCAGTTCATGCACCGGTGCGCTGTTGATGTCCTGCACGCGCAGCACTGCGTGAGGGTTGCCCATCGACACGGCGGCCAGTTCGACGGTGGTGCCGTCGACTTCCAGCTGATAGCTGATGGCTTGCGCTGGCGCGTCGAACGGAATATCCGCTGGCACCAGACGCGGGGCGCCCATGTTTACGCCGATCTGGCCGTCGTTACGCACGTCCAGCTCGATGATGCCGCCCTTGGTCTCGACGCGGATCTGCCGTTTCGCGGTCAGACGCTTGTCGAGCACGAAGCGGGCGAAGCAGCGCGCGCCGTTGCCGCATTGCTCGACTTCCGAGCCATCGGAATTGAAGATCCGATAACGGAAATCCACGTCCGGGTTGCTCGGCGCCTCAACGATCAGCAACTGGTCGAAACCGATGCCGGTGTGGCGGTCGCCCCATTGCTTGGCGTGCTTTGGCTGAATATGCGCGTGCTGGCTGACCAGGTCGAGAACCATGAAGTCATTGCCCAAGCCGTGCATTTTAGTAAAACGCAGCAGCATGGGTTACTCCGGCAGCAGGCTTTCGCCGGCAAACAGCTCAGCCACGGTTTCGCGGCGGCGCACTTCAAAAACCTGATCACCGTCTACCAACACTTCAGCGGCACGGCCACGGGTGTTGTAGTTGGAGCTCATCACAAAACCGTAGGCACCGGCCGAATGCACGGCCAGCAGGTCGCCTTCTTCCAGCGCCAGTTTACGATCCTTGGCGAGGAAGTCACCGGTTTCGCAGATCGGGCCAACGATGTCGTATTTGCGCGCAGCGGTGTCACGCGGTTTGACCGCGGTAACGTCCATCCACGCCTGATACAGCGCCGGGCGGATCAGGTCGTTCATCGCCGCGTCGACGATGGCGAAATCCTTGTGTTCGGTGTGCTTGAGGTACTCGATCTGAGTCAGCAGCACGCCGGCGTTGGCAACGATGAAACGGCCTGGCTCGAACACCAGCGCCAGATCACGACCGTTGAGACGCTCGCGCACGGCTTTGATGTAGTCGGCGGCCAATGGCGGCTCTTCATCGCGATAACGCACGCCCAAACCACCACCGAGATCGATGTGGCGCAGGTGAATGCCGCAATCGCCGAGACGGTCGACCAGATCCAGAAGGCGGTCGAGCGCGTCGAGGAACGGTGGCAGCGTGGTCAGTTGCGAACCGATGTGGCAGTCGACGCCAACTACTTCCAGGTTCGGCAGATGCGCGGCACGCACGTACACGTCTTCGGCGTCGGCAATGGCGATGCCGAACTTGTTCTCTTTGAGACCGGTGGAAATGTACGGGTGGGTGCCGGCATCGACGTCCGGGTTAACCCGCAGCGATACCGGTGCACGAACGCCCAGCTCGGCGGCGACCACTTGCAGGCGTTCCAACTCGTCGGTGGATTCGACGTTGAAGCAGTGCACGCCGACTTCGAGGGCGCGACGCATGTCGTCACGGGTCTTGCCGACACCGGAGAAGACGATCTTGTCCGGGCTGCCACCAGCGGCGAGAACGCGTTCCAGCTCGCCACGGGAAACGATGTCGAAACCGGCGCCGAGGCGGGCCAGGACATTCAGTACGCCGAGGTTGGAGTTCGCTTTGACGGCAAAGCAGACCAGGTGCGGCACGCCGGCCAGTGCATCGGCGTAAGCCAGATACTGGGCTTCGATGTGTGCGCGCGAGTAAACATAGGTGGGCGTGCCGAAACGGTCGGCGATGGCTGACAGCGCCACCCCTTCCGCGAACAGCTCCCCGCCACGGTAGTTAAAAGCGTCCATGGCGATCCCTTAGTAAACGTCGTGCTTGTGTGCTTTCGAAGCAGGCTGCTTTTGCGAAGACTGGGCTTGCTCGGCCGGGTCCTGATCATCATCGGGCAGGTACAGCGGGCCTTTTTGACCGCAGGCCGAAACAAGGCAGGCAACCGCGACGAGCGCAGCAAGGGAAGAGATCAGGCGCTTCATGGCGAAATCCTTGAAAATGCGTTAATTGCGCCGGAGTATACCGGCCACCCGGCGGCTTGCCTATGCGATGGGGTTCCCGTCCGGCGGGGCTCTCTGGATACACCTGGATCCTTGTGGGAGCGAGCCTGCTCGCGATTGCGGTGTGTCAGGCAACAATAATGTTGAATGTGCCGGTCATTCGCGAGCAGGCTCGCTCCCACAGGGTTCGGTGTTGCTGGGCCGGCAGGTGCTTGGTCGTTAATCTTTGCAATCGGCCGGCAGCGTCCGTATCTTTCGGCGCTTGTGCCTGATCAGACATTTTTTGAGGTTGCCGCAATGAGTTTGTCCGAAGCCCGTTTTCACGATCTGGTCGATGAAACCCAGGAAAAACTGGAAGACATCTTTGACGAAAGTGATCTGGATATCGACCTGGAGAGCTCGGCCGGTGTGCTTACCGTCAAGTTCGAAAACGGCTCGCAGCTGATCTTCAGCCGCCAGGAGCCGCTGCGTCAGCTGTGGCTGGCGGCGGTGTCCGGTGGTTTCCACTTCGACTACGACGAAGAAAGCGAGCGCTGGATGTGCGACAAGAGCGAAGAGCAACTGGGCGAAATGCTCGAGCGCATCGTCAAGCAACAGGCTGGCGCTGAATTCGACTTCGAAGGTCTGTGATTCCGTGACCGACACCGCTCCTGTTCGTCCACCGAAGCCGCTTTACAGCAACATCAGCCCGGCCGTGCCTTCGCCATGCAGTGGCGTGTGTCGGCTAGATGAGCAAAAGGTCTGCCTCGGCTGCTTCCGCCATGTCGAAGACATTCGCGAATGGCGTTCGGCGGACGATCAACGCCGCCGGGTCATCTGTGCCCAAGCCGCAGACCGCCGCAATTCCTCAACGTAGGGGCTGGCCGGGTGGGTGACTTGTATATTTTTTGAGCTGTGATAGTGTCCGAACACGCCTCAACCCATCGAGGCCTGGTGAAAACCCCGTCTTTTTTGGCGGGGTTTTGCTTTTTTTGTGTGCAGAAGAAAGGAGTCTGCCCGGATCATGACCGCACCTTCCATCACCCTTACCCGTCTGGACGTGCAACGTCTGGAGCGCTTGATCGACAGCCTGAACGATAAAGACCAGGCTGCGCCGGGCGTGATTGCGCTGCAAACCGAGCTGGACCGCGCCGATACCGTGGTCGGCCACGATGAAGTGCCCGCCGATGTCGTGACGATGAATTCCCGTGTGCATTGCCGCGAAGAAGGCAGTGGCAAGGATTACCACCTGACGCTGGTCTATCCGAAGGATGCCAACGCCGATGAAGGCAAGATCTCGATCCTGGCCCCGGTCGGCAGCGCGTTGCTGGGCCTGAAGGTCGGTCAGCACATTGACTGGCCGGCACCCGGTGGCAAGACCCTCAAACTGACTTTGCTGGAAGTCGAATCGCAACCGGCCAACGGTGGCGCGTTTCCCGAGTAACCCGCCTCAGACCTGTTCGAGTGCCTCGTTCAGGGCGCGCTCCAGGTCAGCCTTGTAGCGCAGATACAGATTGCTTGAACTCTGCCCGTCACCGAGCAGGCCCGAAAGGTCGAGGTCGGTGATGTAGCAACGATAGCGTTCGCTCTCGCGGCGCTGCTCGACGATCTCCCGGGCGACCACGCTGAACAGCTGGTCGCCATGTTCCAGTTCGCTGAATTCCCGTTGATTGCAATACAGGGTGACCTGCACTTCGCCCGGTGCGGCTTTGCCGACGATCGCCTGTACGTCGTAGAACGGCTTGTTCACTGGCGTCTGCGGTGCCGGCCGCGCTTCGACCCGGCGCGCGCGCCCCGGACCCGAAGGCAATAACTGGTAATACAAAGTTTCGAGACGGGCATCGGGGCCGGCGTCCATCGACAGCACGGCTTCGCGACGGAACAGAATCGACTGCAAGAAACGCTGCAGCGGTACCAGCAGACTCTGCTCGTCGTGATAGGGCAAATGTTGCTGCCACAGCGCATTGAACTCATCCAGCACATACAGCTCGGCCTGCTGCTCGGTGATCCGGTAGAACACCTGGATGCATTCCGGCTGACCCATCGGCAGGATCAATGCGAGGTCGTGCTCCTCCAACGCCATCGGGTCCAGATGCAGCGGGCTGTAGCGCGGCTGTTCCTCGCCAAGATAATCGAGCAGGGCCGGCAGGGTGGCGAGGGCGACGTGGTTGACCTGGCCCGGCACCAATTCCAGTACGTGGTAATGCTGCTGCACCTGAATCAGATAGCGGTGATTCAACTCGCTGAGCAGCAGGTTCTGCGCGGTGTCGATGATTTCTTCTACCCGGCGGGCAATGAACTGCGCGCGGTTGTGGCAGAAGCAACGCACCTTCAACGACGGCTGCAAGGCCCCGCGCGGCAGATTGTTAAGGTAGTCGCGCAGGCAATCGAGCAGGGCATGCGGGCCGTCGAAGCGGCTGACCAGTACTTCGTTCCAGCTATTGAGCGTGACCTGATCCAGCGTCAGCACGAGGTTTTCGCGTACCCCGGCGTAACTCAGCGAGTCGGTACGCTCGGTGGTCATCAGGATATTGAGGTCGCGGTGATGCTTGAGCGGGTCGACGCCGACGTTGACCAGAATCAGCACTTCGCTCGGCACCGCGGCGCGCAGCAACGGTTCTTCCGCGACGGTGGGCAAGGGCAGGGCGATGCACTGTTGCAGGCTGCCGAGCAGGTTGAACAGTTCGAACTCGCTCAGGTCGCTGGTGCCGGGATGCAGGGCCAGACGCGTGCTGCTGTCGATCACGCCGTTGCGGTGGCACCAGGTCAGCAATTCAAGCAATTCGCGGCTGCGCTTGATCGGCGCGAAGTGTTCCCACTCCAGCGCCGTGAGGCTGCCGTTGTACAGGCCCCACTGGGTTTGTCCCGGTTCCTTTTTGTTACGCGACTGCACCAGCGTCAGGGTGTCTTCGGCCAGATCCGGGGCGATGCCGGGGTTGATGAACTCGACCTTGTCGGCCTTGCGTTCGAAGGCGGCATAGAGCCGGCGGCCGAGCACATTGAGGTCACGCTTGTTGATCAGGCTGACGGTCTGCTCGGTGCGGGCAAACTGGGTGAGGAAGCGATAGCTGTAGTTCAGCTCATTGACCAGCGCGCGGCGCTCGGCGCTGACCTGACGGACTTTCCACTGGCTGCGGCTATCCAGCAGGGTCAGTTGTCGCTGATCCCAATGCCACTCGCTGGCAAGCCGTTCCAGCAACGTGCGTTGCCAGCTCTGGGTGCGGCTGTTGCCGGTGAGCTTGCGGTTGACCTTCAGGTACAGCGCGCGGCGCACCAGTTCCAGCCGCTCCGGCTCGTTACGCGCGGTGAGGTATTCCTCGATACGCCGGTACACCACCATGTACGGATCCAGTTCATCCAGATCCAGCTGGTTGGCGAACACGGCTTTCTTGAAGCGCAGGCTCAGGCATTGCACTTGCGGGTGTTCGCTGGCGTAGACCTCGGTCAGCAGCAGTTTCAGTACCGACTTGTAGGGCGACTCGATGCCTTTGAACAACTGCCACAATCCGGCACCAATGAACTCGCCCGGCGGAATCGTCGCCAGATGGCCAAGGTCGAGGGTTTCGTCGGCGCGGATAAAGCGCTTGGACAGCAGGGTGTGGGTGTAAAGGTCGTAGGCGGTTTCTTCGTAAACCGGCACCAGCCACCAGATCGGCGTGCGTCCGGCCAGCCAGATCGCGGTGCGGTAGAACTCGTCGAGTAGCAGATAGTGTTGCGTGGACCCGCAGTTTTCCGAGCTGAGCTGGGTGTCGCGTTCGCCTTTGACGAAGCGCACCGGGTCGATCAGGAAAAAATGCGCCTCGGCGCCCTGACTCGCGGCCCAGGCTTCCAGCAACTGACATTTCTTGCTGAGCTCGGCGAGTTCGCTTTCGCTCAGATCCGGCGCGTGGCAGACCCACACGTCCATGTCGCTCTGATCGGCCTGCGCCAGCGTGCCGAGGCTGCCCATCAGGAACAGGCCATGAATCGGGCGCGGTGGATTACTGCCGTGGCGCGGCTTGTAGGAGAACGAACGGGTCAGGCGCTGGGCTTCGGCGAGGGTGTTGGCATCCGGCTCGTAATTCGACAGGCCGGCCGGTGTACTGCCCGAGACATAACCCGGCAGCAGCGGATGGTTGACATGAAAGAACAGCGGCAACAACGTCAACACGCTCTGTTGACGTGTCGACAGGCCTTCGAGGGCGCGGCCGAGGCGACCTTCATTGAGTTTGAGAAAACGCGCGCGCAGCTGGTTGAGGACCTTGCGGTCGATGCCTTCGTCCAGGTCGGGGCGGATTTCGTGGGTGCGCGTCATGTCAGCTCAAACCGGCTCGAAGGCTCGGATGTAGAGGGTCTCGGAATGTCAGGCAGTTTAGCCTTAGCGCAGCGGGACTTTTAAGCTGAATTTGTTTTTTGACGTCAGATTTCTATCGCGGGCGACCGGGCAGGCCCGCGGAAATCCCGTGGCAGGAGTTCCCGTGGGCAAAGTCAGGGGGGATCAGGCGGTTTCTTGCTCTCTCAGAATGGTCAGCACGGTTTGCACATTTTGTGCGGCATCGCGACCGAGGCTGGTCAGATACCCGCCATCGGGCTGATCGGTCAGATCTTTTTCAAAGAGGCGTTTGGCGGCAGAAATATGTTTCGGGGCAGCGGTCTGATGAATTTTCAAACCTTCCTGGGAACTGTCCAGGGGAAAGAGTGCGAGGACTTCCAGTTCGGCAACCAACTCAGGGGTAAGCGACATAAGGACTCCAGACTTTCTAGGAATTGGACGACAGCGTCCCTAAGGTGAACCCGCTTTTGCGGCATGTCCAGTGCTCAGATCAGGGATTTTGTCTTGAGGCGGATTCCAGTGTAGTCGGGGCCGGGGAGTTGGCTGGATGGATACGTTACAAACATTGTAGGAGTGAGCCTGCTCGCGATTAGCGGAGTGCCTGTCAGCATATTCTTCACTGACAGAACGCTATCGCGAGCAGGCTCACTCCTACAGGATCGGGGTTACTGCTTTTCCGGTGGCAGTTCCGGCAAGGCGCGCAGCGCCGCTTCGTACCATTCAGTATCAAATGCGCGGTCTTCATCAAGCATCGCGTCAATCTCGTAGGCCAGTACATGCGCCATCAGGTTGAGGATCTCTTCACGCTCAGTTCCGACCAGTGTCAGCTTGTTGAAAGTCGCTTTGGCCGCTGGCGGGTTGTCGCTTTCGATCTGGTTCTCGATGGCTTCGATCAACGTAGCCTCGGTGAACTCTTCTTCGTCGTTGTCGATGTCTGTCGGCTCGCTCATGGCAGGCTCCTCATGGAAAGGCGCCAGTTTACCCGCATTCAGCGGGGTGATGCTGCTGGCGCGATTCGCTTGCACGATCTATAAACAGGCCCTGCCCACCCCGCACGGCCTGGAGGCTATGTGATGTTCAAGCTCTACGGATTCTCAGTCAGCAACTACTACAACATGGTCAAGCTGGCGCTGCTGGAAAAAGGCCTGCCGTTCGAAGAGGTCACGTTCTACCCGACGCCTACCCCTGAATCACTGGCCATCAGCCCGCGCGGCAAAGTCCCGGTGCTCGGTGTGGACGCCGGCTTTATCAACGAAACCGCGATCATCCTCGAATACCTCGAACAAACCCAGAAAGGCACACCGCTGTTGCCGAGCGATCCGTTCGAGCGCGCGCAGGTGCTGGCGATTGCCAAGGAAATCGAGCTGTACATCGAGCTGCCGGGACGCGCCTGCTATGGCGAAGCGTTCTTCGGCATGACCCTGCCGGACGCGATCAAGGAAAAGACCAAGACCGAATTGCTGCTGGGTTTTGCGGCGCTGGGCCGGCACGGCAAATTCGCCCCGTACGTGGCGGGCGACAGTCTGAGCATTGCCGATTTGTATTTCCTCTACAGCGTGCCGCTGGCCTGTGCGGTCGGGCAGAAGCTGTTCGGGATTGATTTGCTGGCGGAGTTGCCACAGGCGAAGGCGCTGCTGGAACGGCTGGAGCAGAATCCGCATGTGCAGAAGATTGCGGCGGACAAGGACGCGGCGATGCCTGCGTTTTTGGCAATGATCGCTGCCAAGAAGTGAGGTTTGTGGTGCGTTGAAAGCAGCTATCGCGAGCAGGCTCACTCCTACAGGGGAACGCATTCCAATGTAGGAGTGAGCCTGCTCGCGAAGCTTTTGGCTTTTGGCTTTTAGCGGCTAGCGATCAGCGTCTGACCGCGTACCACAGCAGCCTTGACCTGCGCCGGCGCAGTGCCGCCGATATGGTCACGGGCATTCACCGAGCCTTCCAGGGTCAGCACGGCAAACACGTCCTGCTCGATCTGATCGCTGAACTGGCGCAATTCTTCCAGGCTCATCTCGGCCAGATCCTTGCCAGTGTCGACACCGTATTTCACGGCATGGCCAACGATCTCGTGGCAATCACGGAACGGCAGGCCACGGCGCACCAGATAATCCGCCAGATCGGTCGCGGTGGAGAAACCACGCAGCGCCGCTTCACGCATGATCGCGTGCTTCGGTTTGATCGCCGGGATCATGTCGGCAAAGGCCCGCAGCGAGTCGCGCAGGGTGTCGGCGGCGTCGAACAGCGGCTCTTTGTCTTCCTGGTTGTCTTTGTTGTAGGCCAGCGGTTGGCCCTTCATCAAGGTCAGCAGGCCCATCAGTGCACCGAATACGCGGCCGGTCTTGCCCCGCACCAGTTCCGGTACGTCGGGGTTTTTCTTTTGCGGCATGATCGAGCTGCCGGTGCAGAAGCGGTCCGGCAGATCGATGAACTGGAATTGCGCGCTGGTCCACAACACCAGCTCTTCGGAGAAGCGCGACAAGTGCATCATCGCGATGCTCGCGGCCGAGCAGAATTCGATGGCGAAGTCACGATCGGACACGTTATCCAGCGAGTTGCCGCCGACGGCGTCGAAACCCAGCAGTTGCGCGGTGTATTCACGGTCGATCGGGTAGGTGGTGCCAGCCAGCGCGGCGCTACCCAGTGGCATGCGGTTGGTGCGCTTGCGGCAGTCGACCAGACGCTCGTAATCGCGGCTGAGCATTTCGAACCAGGCCAGCATGTGGTGCCCGAAGGTCACCGGCTGCGCGGTCTGCAAGTGAGTGAAGCCGGGCATGATGCTCGCCGCTTCGCGCTCGGCTTGCTCCAGCAGGCCTTTTTGCAGGCGGGTGATCTCGGCGAGGATCAGGTCGATTTCGTCACGCAGCCACAAGCGGATGTCGGTCGCGACCTGGTCGTTACGGCTGCGTCCGGTGTGCAGCTTTTTGCCGGTGACGCCGATGCGATCGGTCAGGCGTGCTTCGATGTTCATGTGCACGTCTTCGAGGTCGATGCGCCAGTCGAACTGACCGGCCTCGATTTCGCCCTGAATGGTCTTCAGGCCATCGATGATGCTGTCGCGCTCGGCATCGGTCAGCACGCCGACCTTGGCCAGCATGGTGGCGTGGGCGATCGAGCCCATGATGTCGTGGCGATACAGGCGCTGGTCGAAAGTGACGGAGGCGGTGAAGCGGGCGACGAAGGCGTCGACGGGTTCACTGAAGCGGCCGCCCCAGGACTGATTGGTCTTGTCAGTGCTCATGAATTCGCTCGTATCGGCTTGAAGAAAAAAAGGCGTGAAACGCTGGCGCGGATAATAACAGGGTTGCCAATCCTGTCGCTGACACTGGTCGATACGTTTTTTTCTCATTGTGTGCGCCATAGTTGACGCTGGCCCCGGAGGTTTTGCGCAACGATATTTTTCGATTGAGCAATATCGGCCCGGCAAGCGTCTACAGTTGGACATAAGGGTCGGTGAGACTTGGATCGGGCAAAGATCTGGCCGCCGACTATAAGAAGAGGGGATGGGTGTAATTGTCCTTCGACAATCCCCGTGAAAAACGCAGAAACAGCGGGCTTTGAGCAGTACGACCCGGACACTGGCAAATATTGCTGGCCGACGTACGGCACTTTTTGGCGCTCGGGCTAGTCTTAGCGTGGATCGCGGTGACGGACGTCACTTCACCTGTCTACGCTATCCTTGTGCGAGACTCACGCAGGAATCCAGCGCAATATGAATGTCCTGATCGTTGATGACGAACCACTTGCTCGCGAGCGCCTCAGCCGAATGGTGAGCGAGCTCGAGGGCTACACAGTTCTGGAGCCCAGCGCCACGAATGGCGAAGAGGCGTTGGCACTGATCGACAGCCACAAGCCGGATATCGTGCTGCTCGATATTCGTATGCCGGGCCTGGATGGCCTGCAGGTTGCTGCCCGTCTGTGCGAACGCGAAACGCCGCCGGCCGTGGTGTTTTGCACCAGCCCCGATGAATTTGCCGTGGAAGCCCTGCAGGCCAGCGCCGTGGGCTATGTGGTGAAACCTGTGCGAACCGAACATCTGCATGACGCCCTGAAACGGGCTGAACGTCCCAATCGGGCGCAACTCTCGGCCCTGACCCGTCCCGCTGCCGAGAGTGGCTCCGGCCCGCGCAGCCATATCAGCGCCCGCACCCGCAAAGGCATTGAACTGATCCCGCTGGATCAGGTGGTCTACTTTATCGCCGACCACAAATACGTGACGTTGCGTCACGAGGCGGGCGAGGTGCTGCTGGACGAACCACTCAAAGCTCTCGAGGACGAATTCGGCGAGCGCTTCGTGCGTATCCATCGCAACGCGCTGGTCGCCCGTGAGCGTATCGAACGTCTGCAGCGCACGCCGCTGGGGCATTTCCAGCTGTTCCTCAAAGGTCTCAATGGTGATGCGCTGATCGTCAGCCGTCGGCATGTAGCCGGTGTGCGCAAAATGATGCAGGGCTTGTAACCCGGTCATTCCGGGTGGCTCCAGCTCCTTATTACCGGGCACTGCAGGCCAGGGAGGCCGCGCCGACTCTGATTCAAGTCAAAGTGGATTTGGCTGAGCTGTTATTATCCGCCGTATCTATTCAGTACGGATTGATCCATGTCCTCTCGCGAAATCCGCATCGCCACCCGTAAAAGTGCGCTGGCCCTCTGGCAGGCCGAATACGTCAAAGCCCGTCTGCAAGCGGCCCATCCGGGTTTGCTGGTGACGCTGGTGCCCATGGTCAGTCGCGGCGACAAGCTGCTCGATTCGCCCCTGTCGAAAATCGGCGGCAAGGGCCTGTTCGTCAAAGAACTGGAAACCGCGCTGCTGGAAAACGAAGCCGACATCGCCGTCCACTCGATGAAAGACGTGCCGATGGATTTCCCTGAAGGCCTCGGTCTGTTCTGCATTTGCGAGCGCGAAGATCCGCGTGATGCCTTCGTTTCCAATACCTATGCCAGCCTCGATGCGTTGCCTGCCGGCGCGATCGTCGGCACCTCGAGCCTGCGTCGTCAGGCGCAATTGCTGACTCGCCGCCCGGACCTGAAAATCCGCTTCCTGCGTGGCAACGTCAACACGCGCCTGGCCAAGCTCGATGCCGGCGAGTACGACGCAATCATCCTCGCGGCGGCCGGTCTGATCCGTCTTGGTTTCGAAGACCGCATCACCTCCGCGATCAGTGTCGATGACAGCCTGCCGGCCGGTGGCCAGGGCGCGGTCGGCATCGAATGCCGCAGCGCCGACACTGAAATCCACGCCTTGCTCGCACCGCTGCATCACGCCGATACCACTTCGCGTGTGACCGCAGAACGTGCCCTCAACAAACATTTGAATGGCGGCTGCCAAGTGCCGATCGCCTGCTACGCCGTGCTCGAAGGCGAGCAGTTGTGGCTGCGCGGCCTGGTCGGTGAGCCGAGCGGTGGCAAACTGCTCAGCGCCGAAGCCCGGGCACCGCGCGCCGAGGCCGAAGCGCTGGGTGTGCAAGTTGCCGAAGACCTGCTGCGCCAGGGTGCGGATGACATTCTCAAAGCAGTCTATGGCGAGGCAGGTCACGAGTGACTGGCTGGCGCCTGCTGCTGACGCGCCCTGCGGAAGACTGCACGGCGCTGGCGCAGACGTTGGCCGTGCAGGGGGTTTTCAGTAGCTGTTTGCCGCTTCTGGACATTGTCCCGCTGCCGGTCTCTGACAAAATTCGTCGGGCGATCGCGCAGTTGCCGCGTTGCAACGCGGTGATTGTGGTCAGCAAACCGGCGGCACGTATTGCAGTGGATCTGCTAGACGGCTCGTCGTCGCTGACGATGCCTTGGTTCAGTGTTGGAGCCGCGACTGCGCAGATTCTTCACGATCACGGCCTCGACGTCAGCTTTCCGGCTGACGGCGATGACAGCGAAGCGTTACTGCAATTACCGCGTCTGCGTGAGGCAGTCAGTCAGCCCGGCGCGCAGGTATTGATCCTGCGCGGTGAGGGCGGGCGCGAACTACTCGCCGAGCGCCTGCGCGAGCTAGGTGCTAGTGTCGAGTATCTGGAATT contains these protein-coding regions:
- the cyaY gene encoding iron donor protein CyaY; amino-acid sequence: MSLSEARFHDLVDETQEKLEDIFDESDLDIDLESSAGVLTVKFENGSQLIFSRQEPLRQLWLAAVSGGFHFDYDEESERWMCDKSEEQLGEMLERIVKQQAGAEFDFEGL
- a CDS encoding lipoprotein codes for the protein MKRLISSLAALVAVACLVSACGQKGPLYLPDDDQDPAEQAQSSQKQPASKAHKHDVY
- the dapF gene encoding diaminopimelate epimerase, whose amino-acid sequence is MLLRFTKMHGLGNDFMVLDLVSQHAHIQPKHAKQWGDRHTGIGFDQLLIVEAPSNPDVDFRYRIFNSDGSEVEQCGNGARCFARFVLDKRLTAKRQIRVETKGGIIELDVRNDGQIGVNMGAPRLVPADIPFDAPAQAISYQLEVDGTTVELAAVSMGNPHAVLRVQDINSAPVHELGPKIEHHPRFPARVNVGFLQVIDRNRAQLRVWERGAGETQACGTGACAAAVAAISQGWMDSPLLIDLPGGRLSIEWAGPGQPVLMTGPAVRVYEGQVRL
- the rnk gene encoding nucleoside diphosphate kinase regulator, producing the protein MTAPSITLTRLDVQRLERLIDSLNDKDQAAPGVIALQTELDRADTVVGHDEVPADVVTMNSRVHCREEGSGKDYHLTLVYPKDANADEGKISILAPVGSALLGLKVGQHIDWPAPGGKTLKLTLLEVESQPANGGAFPE
- a CDS encoding DUF484 family protein gives rise to the protein MTDKPQVPARQSDESASESLEAAAVAAYLEAHPDFFVEHEELLPALRIPHQRGDTVSLVERQMTILRDRNIEMRHRLSQLMDVARDNDRLFDKTRRLILALMDAASLEDVVISVEDSLRQDFQVPFVSLILLGDNPAPVGRWVSHADAQVAIGGLLTEGKSVSGSLREHELDFLFGEEQRKQIGSTAVVAVSHQGIHGILAIASRDPQHYKSSVGTLFLSYIAEVMGRVLPRVNSSLRSVR
- a CDS encoding TIGR02647 family protein, whose protein sequence is MSLTPELVAELEVLALFPLDSSQEGLKIHQTAAPKHISAAKRLFEKDLTDQPDGGYLTSLGRDAAQNVQTVLTILREQETA
- the lysA gene encoding diaminopimelate decarboxylase, which produces MDAFNYRGGELFAEGVALSAIADRFGTPTYVYSRAHIEAQYLAYADALAGVPHLVCFAVKANSNLGVLNVLARLGAGFDIVSRGELERVLAAGGSPDKIVFSGVGKTRDDMRRALEVGVHCFNVESTDELERLQVVAAELGVRAPVSLRVNPDVDAGTHPYISTGLKENKFGIAIADAEDVYVRAAHLPNLEVVGVDCHIGSQLTTLPPFLDALDRLLDLVDRLGDCGIHLRHIDLGGGLGVRYRDEEPPLAADYIKAVRERLNGRDLALVFEPGRFIVANAGVLLTQIEYLKHTEHKDFAIVDAAMNDLIRPALYQAWMDVTAVKPRDTAARKYDIVGPICETGDFLAKDRKLALEEGDLLAVHSAGAYGFVMSSNYNTRGRAAEVLVDGDQVFEVRRRETVAELFAGESLLPE
- a CDS encoding class I adenylate cyclase; amino-acid sequence: MTRTHEIRPDLDEGIDRKVLNQLRARFLKLNEGRLGRALEGLSTRQQSVLTLLPLFFHVNHPLLPGYVSGSTPAGLSNYEPDANTLAEAQRLTRSFSYKPRHGSNPPRPIHGLFLMGSLGTLAQADQSDMDVWVCHAPDLSESELAELSKKCQLLEAWAASQGAEAHFFLIDPVRFVKGERDTQLSSENCGSTQHYLLLDEFYRTAIWLAGRTPIWWLVPVYEETAYDLYTHTLLSKRFIRADETLDLGHLATIPPGEFIGAGLWQLFKGIESPYKSVLKLLLTEVYASEHPQVQCLSLRFKKAVFANQLDLDELDPYMVVYRRIEEYLTARNEPERLELVRRALYLKVNRKLTGNSRTQSWQRTLLERLASEWHWDQRQLTLLDSRSQWKVRQVSAERRALVNELNYSYRFLTQFARTEQTVSLINKRDLNVLGRRLYAAFERKADKVEFINPGIAPDLAEDTLTLVQSRNKKEPGQTQWGLYNGSLTALEWEHFAPIKRSRELLELLTWCHRNGVIDSSTRLALHPGTSDLSEFELFNLLGSLQQCIALPLPTVAEEPLLRAAVPSEVLILVNVGVDPLKHHRDLNILMTTERTDSLSYAGVRENLVLTLDQVTLNSWNEVLVSRFDGPHALLDCLRDYLNNLPRGALQPSLKVRCFCHNRAQFIARRVEEIIDTAQNLLLSELNHRYLIQVQQHYHVLELVPGQVNHVALATLPALLDYLGEEQPRYSPLHLDPMALEEHDLALILPMGQPECIQVFYRITEQQAELYVLDEFNALWQQHLPYHDEQSLLVPLQRFLQSILFRREAVLSMDAGPDARLETLYYQLLPSGPGRARRVEARPAPQTPVNKPFYDVQAIVGKAAPGEVQVTLYCNQREFSELEHGDQLFSVVAREIVEQRRESERYRCYITDLDLSGLLGDGQSSSNLYLRYKADLERALNEALEQV
- a CDS encoding DUF1289 domain-containing protein — protein: MTDTAPVRPPKPLYSNISPAVPSPCSGVCRLDEQKVCLGCFRHVEDIREWRSADDQRRRVICAQAADRRNSST